One genomic segment of Musa acuminata AAA Group cultivar baxijiao chromosome BXJ3-3, Cavendish_Baxijiao_AAA, whole genome shotgun sequence includes these proteins:
- the LOC135632915 gene encoding probable protein phosphatase 2C 59, protein MGYLNSISGLQADGAPVSGGGLSQDGKFGYGYASCPGKRSSMEDFYETRIDSVDGEIVGLFGVFDGHGGAQVAEYVKQNLFSNLLRHPKFITDTKSAIADAYNHTDAEFLKSENSQNREAGSTASTAVLVGDRLLVANVGDSRAVICRGGDAIAVSRDHKPDQTDERQRIEDAGGFVMWAGTWRVGGVLAVSRAFGDRHLKQFVVADPEIHEEAVDGSLEFLILASDGLWDVVTNEEAVAMVKPLQDPEQAAKKLLQEAYQRGSSDNITCVVVRFLASLDNTTDQQ, encoded by the exons ATGGGGTATTTGAACTCCATCAGTGGGCTTCAAGCAGACGGTGCTCCGGTCAGCGGGGGAGGACTCAG TCAAGATGGGAAGTTTGGTTATGGGTATGCAAGCTGTCCGGGGAAAAGATCTTCAATGGAAGACTTCTATGAGACGCGAATTGACAGTGTTGATGGAGAAATTGTTGGCTTGTTTGGGGTCTTTGATG GTCATGGCGGTGCCCAAGTAGCAGAGTATGTTAAACAAAACCTCTTCAGCAACTTACTCAGGCATCCAAAGTTCATTACCGATACAAAATCAGCTATAG CTGATGCATACAACCACACGGACGCAGAATTTTTGAAATCTGAGAACAGCCAGAACCGAGAGGCGGGTTCAACTGCATCAACAGCTGTCCTTGTTGGTGATCGTTTGCTCGTTGCAAATGTTGGGGACTCTAGAGCTGTCATATGTAGAGGAGGAGATG CTATAGCTGTCTCAAGGGATCACAAGCCTGACCAAACAGATGAGAGGCAAAGGATTGAGGATGCTGGGGGCTTTGTAATGTGGGCTG GGACATGGCGTGTCGGTGGTGTTCTTGCCGTTTCTCGTGCATTTGGTGATAGGCACCTGAAACAGTTTGTTGTCGCAGATCCAGAAATTCAT GAGGAAGCCGTTGATGGATCTCTCGAATTCCTCATCCTTGCAAGTGACGGATTGTGGGATGTTGTCACGAATGAG GAGGCGGTAGCCATGGTCAAACCCCTACAAGATCCAGAACAAGCAGCAAAGAAACTGTTACAGGAGGCCTATCAAAGGGGCAGTTCTGACAACATCACTTGTGTCGTCGTTCGTTTCTTGGCTAGCCTTGATAACACAACCGACCAGCAATAG
- the LOC103976878 gene encoding AAA-ATPase At3g50940-like, translating into MALEWEWNSIWQLFATLVFLRTAYRDFLPPELHHFVGFLLRGLVTRFNADIKIIVDEYDGSCSNELYSAAQAYLGSHCLDDARVVRLSKRHDCPLPTASLPSYHTTHDSFQGIPLQWSSVVERASASSSSPFRSSSLSSDHRYLELSFHSRHREAVRSQYIPHVLAEAERIRLRARERRLYTNRSVVFGDDHRNPWSPAPFSHPSTFDTLAIDPVLRDEIRDDLLRFVSRRNYYSRVGRAWKRGYFLYGPPGTGKTSLVAAIANLLEFDVYDLELTAVHSNTALRRLLVSTNPKSVVVIEDVDCSLDLSDRKKKKKKKSKPDSETDEREMDPSEGGVGSWTSSVNLSGVLNFVDGLWSSCVGERLMIFTTNHPERLDPALLRPGRMDRKIHLSYCCPAAFRMLASNYLEIGEEHELMAEAEALLGEVDMTPAEIAEVFMRCDGEGKGADAAMEKVIGEMRRRRKAAAASPPERGPAALGMENGFLIGCDDDAH; encoded by the coding sequence ATGGCGTTGGAGTGGGAGTGGAACTCGATATGGCAGTTGTTTGCGACGCTGGTGTTCCTCCGGACGGCGTACAGGGACTTCCTTCCCCCGGAGCTCCACCACTtcgtcggcttcctcctccgtggCCTCGTGACCCGCTTCAACGCCGACATCAAGATCATCGTCGATGAGTACGACGGCTCCTGCAGCAATGAACTCTACAGCGCCGCCCAGGCTTACCTCGGCAGCCACTGCCTCGACGACGCCCGCGTCGTCCGTCTCTCCAAGCGCCACGACTGCCCCCTCCCCACCGCCTCCCTCCCCTCCTACCACACCACCCACGACTCCTTCCAAGGCATTCCCCTCCAGTGGAGCTCCGTCGTGGAGCGCGCCTCTGCGTCCTCCTCTTCCCCCTTCCGCAGCAGCTCCCTCTCTTCGGACCACCGCTACCTCGAGCTCTCCTTCCACAGCCGCCACCGCGAGGCCGTCCGCTCCCAGTACATCCCCCACGTCCTCGCGGAGGCCGAGCGCATCCGCCTCCGGGCCCGGGAGCGCCGCCTCTACACCAACCGCTCTGTCGTCTTCGGCGACGACCACCGTAACCCCTGGTCCCCCGCGCCCTTCTCCCACCCCTCCACCTTCGACACCCTCGCCATCGACCCGGTTCTCCGCGACGAGATCCGCGACGACCTTCTCCGGTTCGTCAGCCGCCGGAACTATTACTCCCGCGTCGGCCGCGCCTGGAAGCGGGGCTACTTCCTCTACGGTCCGCCCGGGACGGGCAAGACCAGCCTCGTCGCCGCCATCGCCAACCTGCTCGAGTTCGACGTGTACGACCTAGAGCTCACCGCCGTCCACTCCAACACCGccctccgccgcctcctcgtcTCCACCAACCCCAAGTCCGTCGTCGTCATCGAGGACGTCGACTGCTCCCTCGACCTCAGTgaccggaagaagaagaagaagaagaagtccaaGCCCGATTCGGAGACCGACGAGCGAGAGATGGACCCCTCGGAAGGCGGGGTCGGCAGTTGGACGTCGTCGGTGAACCTCTCCGGCGTGCTAAACTTCGTGGACGGCCTGTGGTCGTCATGCGTGGGGGAGCGGCTCATGATCTTCACCACCAACCACCCGGAGCGGCTCGACCCAGCCCTGCTCCGGCCGGGCCGGATGGACCGGAAGATCCACCTCTCCTACTGCTGCCCGGCAGCCTTCCGGATGCTGGCAAGCAACTACCTGGAGATCGGGGAGGAGCACGAGCTgatggcggaggcggaggcgctgCTAGGGGAGGTCGACATGACCCCCGCGGAGATCGCGGAGGTGTTCATGCGGTGCGACGGGGAGGGGAAGGGCGCGGACGCAGCGATGGAGAAGGTGATAGGGGAGATGCGGCGGCGGCGGAAGGCGGCGGCGGCTTCTCCTCCGGAGCGCGGGCCCGCTGCGTTGGGTATGGAGAATGGGTTCCTTATCGGATGCGACGACGATGCGCACTAG